Part of the Papio anubis isolate 15944 chromosome 6, Panubis1.0, whole genome shotgun sequence genome, aaaaagccggGCATAGtgacacacgcctataatcccagcattttgggaggccaaggtgggtggatcacctgaggtcagcagttcgagagcatcctggccaagatggtgaaaccccgtctctactaaaaaaaaatacaaaaactagccgggcatggtggcggacacctgtaatcccagctacttgggagactgaggcagagaattgcttgagcccgggaggcagaggttgtggtgagccgagatcgtgccactgtactccagcctgggagacagagcaagactctgtctcaaaaaaaagaaaaagaaaagtgaaggagtctgccccaagtcacacagctagtaaactGCTCAGCTGGAACTCACACCCAGGCCTTTGTCACCAAAGTCTGTCTTACCCCAGTCAGAGTAGCTCAGTCACTCAGTATGTTAGAGCCCTTGTGTTCTGGGCactgtgaacaaaacagacaaaatcacTGCTCTTGCAAAGAtacacccccccaaaaaaatcacgTCTTGTGGAGCTTGCAATCTGGAGGGGCCACCCCAGCATTCCCACCTTGCTGACACTAGAGCTTCTGGGGTCCCTGGGCTCCAAAAGGATTTGGCCCATGCACCTGTAAAGGGATGGGGATGTCAGAGGTGCTGGGGCCTGCCTGGGCTCCTTGCTGACTGCCCTCTTCCCTGTGCAGCTATCCGTTTCGGCCGGATGCCGGAGGCTGAGAAGAGGAAGCTGGTGGCGGGGCTGACGGCAAATGAGGGGAGCCAGTACAACCCACAGGTGGCCGACCTGAAGGCCTTCTCCAAGCACATCTACAATGCCTACCTGAAAAACTTCAACATGACCAAAAAGAAGGCCCGCAGCATCCTCACTGGCAAAGCCAGCCACACAGCGGTGAGTGTTGCTGCTCGGCCTGGCAGTATCCTGGGCTCTGGGTCCCACTGCTGCCTGCCTGACTCCTGGGAGAGCCAGGCCTTCTCCCTCCCTCAACTTCATGGTGCAGGCAAGGGATATGGGGAGCACAGGGTGGGGGTCTCCCGAATCCTGGTCTCTAACAGGGCCTGGTTTTCAGCCCTTTGTGATCCACGACATCGAGACATTGTGGCAGGCAGAGAAGGGGCTGGTGTGGAAGCAGCTGGTGAACGGCCTGCCTCCCTACAAGGAGATCAGCGTGCACGTCTTCTACCGCTGCCAGTGCACCACGGTGGAGACCGTGCGGGAGCTCACCGAGTTCGCCAAGAGCATCCCCAGCTTCAGCAGCCTCTTCCTCAATGACCAGGTTACCCTTCTCAAGTATGGCGTGCACGAGGCCATCTTCGCCATGCTGGCCTCCATCGTCAACAAGGATGGGCTGCTGGTAGCCAACGGCAGTGGCTTTGTCACCCGCGAGTTCCTGCGCAGCCTCCGCAAACCCTTCAGTGATATCATTGAGCCCAAGTTTGAATTTGCTGTCAAGTTCAACGCCCTGGAACTTGACGACAGTGACCTGGCCCTATTCATTGCGGCCATCATTCTGTGTGGAGGTGAGTGAGAGTGTGGCAGGCGGGCTGGCCCGGCACACCCAGTCGTCCTGGGGGCTGGCCCACGCTGCAGGGCACTGTGCCTGAGCTCTGACAGTGTGGGAAAGTGTCCCTTCGATCTTCGCAGTGGAACATGCAAGGCACTGACTGACCATGCAGGATTAGCTCCATCTCATTACGTATGTAGATGGAGGTGGAGATAGAAAAGAGactcagccagacatggtggctcacgcctgtaatcccagcactttggcaggccaaggcaggcgaatcacttgaggtcaggagtttgaaactagcctggccaacatggtgaaaccccatctctactaaaaatacaaaaaattagccagatgtggtggcacgcacctgtaatcccagctacttgggaggctgagccaggagaatcggagaggtggaggttgcagtgagccaaaatcccaccactgcactccaacctgggtgacagagcgagaccctgtctcaaaaaaaaaggaaaaggactaACAGGCAGTATGCTGTCATGTTAATGTGGGGTGGAAAAATTGTCTGCATTgtctctgcatttttaaaattccaacacaataaatacaataataactgTGCTAACTAACCGTGGCCTAGAGCTTActtcatgccaggcactgtacctTTTCATCGATGATGACTcacttgatcctcacaacaaaccTGTGCAGGAAGAATGTtttctatctccattttacacatcAGAGAGGCTGAGTGACCTGCCCATAGCTTCATCTATAGGCTGTGGCAGACACAGGATTTGAATTAAGCATTGAGTCTCTTAACCACGATACTATGTTGCCTAatcggggcgggggggggggggggaaccaTTGGCAAAAAACGAAAGAAGTGGATTAAGACCGGGGTAGGGAGACTAGAACACCCAGTGGAGCATTGCTGACGGGACAGGGCTTGGTCTGTCACGGGACAGGGCTTGGTCTGTCACGGCCAAGGAGGCCTGCTGTCCCCTGGGCCAAGTCACCTCTTGGGGTGGAGGTAGGGGAGCTCCACTGCCTTTCTGAGCTCCCTGGCATGCCCTGTGTCCCCACAGACCGGCCAGGCCTCATGAACGTTCCACAGGTGGAGGCTATCCAGGACACTATCCTGCGTGCCCTCGAATTCCACCTGCAGGCCAACCACCCCGATGCCCAGTACCTCTTCCCCAAGCTGTTGCAGAAGATGGCTGACCTGCGGCAGCTGGTCACCGAGCATGCGCAGATGATGCAGCGGATCAAGAAGACCGAGACCGAGACCTCGCTGCACCCTCTGCTCCAGGAGATCTACAAGGACATGTACTAAGGGCGGCACCCAGGCCTCCCTGCAGGCTCCAGTGGGGCCGGCACTGGAGGGGCCCACCCACGTGACTTTTCCGTTGACCAGCCCTTGAGCACCTGGCCTGGAGCAGCGGAGTCCCATGCTCGCTGTGAGACACATGACACCCACCGCCTCTGGCTCCCTGTGCCCTCTCTCCCGCTTCCTCCAGTCAGCTCTCTTCCTGTCTGTTGTCTCCCTCTTTCTcagttcctctttcctttctaattcGCTTactctatttcttcctttctgtaggcttctcctcttcccttctcccttgcccTCCCTTTCTCCACCCCCCatgtctgtcttcctttcttattCTGTGAGATGTTTTGTATGATTTCACCAGCAGCATAGAACAGGACCTCTGCTTTTGCACACGCTTTCTCCAGGAGCAGAAGGGAGTGGGGCCTGCCCTCTGCCCCATCATTGCACCTGCAGTCTTAGGGTCCTCACTTCTGTCTCCTGTCTTCAGAGCAAAAGACTTGAGCCATCCAAAGAAACACTAAACTGTCTGGGCCTGGGTTCCAGGGAAGGCTGAGCATGGCCTGGACTGACTGCAGCAGCCTGTAGTCATAGGGTCCCCGCTGTAAAGGACAGTGGGCAGGAGGCCCAGGCTGAGAGCCAGATGCCTCCCCAAGACTGTAATTGCTCCTCCGAGGCTGAGGCCACCCACTGACCCAACTGATCCTGCTCCAGCAGCACTCCTCAGCTCCACTGACACCCAGCGTCCTTCCATCTTCTTCACACTGGTTTGCCAGGCCAGTGTTGCTGATGGCTCCCTCCACTGGCCGCTGGACGGCAGTCTCCCAGCTTGGAAGTAGGCAGGGTTCCCTCCAGGTAGGCCCCCACCTCATTGAAGAGGAGCAAGTCtcaagagaaggaggaggggttGGTGGTTGGAGGAAGCAGCACACGCAATTCTGCCCCTAGGACTGGGGGTCTCAGTTCTGGGGTCAGGCCAGGGAGAGCTCAGGGCAGGCCTTCCGCCAGCATACCCACTGCCCCCCTGCCCAGTAGCAGCCACCCACATTATGTCGGCACCCAGGGCCAGGGCCTGGCCTCACATCCTACTGCTCCTTTCTCTAGCTGGCTCCATGGGAGCTCAGGCCCCACTCTCCCTGAAACTGCCCCCTccagcacacacacaagcactGAAATCACTTTACCTGCAGGCTCCATgcacctcccttccctccctgagGCAAGTGAGAACCCGGAGAGAGGGGCCTGCAGgtgggcaggcagggctgggccaggTCTCTGGGGAGGCAGGAGTCCTGCAGGTCCTGCTGAGTCAGCCCAGCACCTGCTCCCAGTGGGAGCTTCCTGGGATAAACTgagcctgttcattctgatgtcCATTTGTCCCAACAGCTCTGCCGCCCTCCTCTTCCCCTTTACTCAGCCCAGCTGGCCACCTAGAAGTCTCCCTGCACAGCCTCTGGTGTCCGGGGACCTTGTGGGACCAGTCCCACACCGCTGGTCCCTGCCCTCCCCTGCTTCCAGGTTGAGGTGCGCTCACCTCAGAACAGGGCCAAAGCACAGCTGGGCATGCCATGTCTGAGTAGGGCAGAGCCCTCCAGGCCTGCAGGGGCAAGGGGCTGGCTGTAGTCTCAGAGCACAGAGGTAGGAGAGCTGGAGTTCGAGCCCAGGCTTCCTGGGTCCTGCCTGGTCCTCCCTCCCAAGGGGCCATTCTGTGTGTGACTCTGGGTGGAAGTGCTCAGCCCTTGCCCCTACTGGCGCTGTGGCCTCCCTTCCATGCCCCAGGATCACTCTCTACTGGCAGGATTCTTCCAGCTCCCCACCCACCCAGCTGATGGGGGTTGGGGTGCTTCCTTTCAGGCCAAGGCTATGAAGGGACGGCTGCTGGgacccacctccccctcccccaccatgtGCCGCATCCCTGCCCCGACCCGGGTCTGGTGCTGAGGATACAGCTCTTCTCAGTGTCTGAACAATCTCCAAAattgaaatgtatatttttgcTAGGAGCCCCAGCTTcctgtgtttttaatataaatagtgTACACAGACTGACGAAACTTTAAATAAAtgggaattaaatatttaagagcCGACTGGAAGCTGACTCAGTTACTTGAATGTTTTTCCTGGGGCTGACAGGGCTCCACACCTCCTCCACATCCAGTACTGGAGGGCAAAGGAGGCTTTGGGTGCCGAAGCCCTCCTGTGCCTCCACCTTGCTTTGCTCACCACTTGTCAGTCGGGTGGACGACTGTGCCATTTCCACCCTGCAGAGAGAATTTGGGGTGTGAGGGTACAAAGGATGTGTGGTACCCTGGTGGAGCAGCTGGGCTCTGGGGAACAGGAAGGCCCCTGGAGGAGGCAGATGCAGGACTCAATAGATTAAAGCCAGTTTTTCATCACCATGAGAGGTCATGGCTTTCCTCTCCTGTGCTGCCACCCGGTTCTCTCCTGTCTTTCCTGAGGTTCCATTTCCCCAGGGGTGCAGTAGAGCCCAGCCCCCAGCAGCCATGGGTTTGTCTGCAGTGCGAGGCCAGGTCAGGGTATGTAACAGAGTATGTGTTTATCTAGTCAGGAAAAAACTACAGCTAAATAGTTCCAAATGGGGAATGTACTGCAGGGAGTCATTGCAAAAGTATTGGAAGTACTGAAAGATCAACAGGGGGAAATAGAGGTCATCCAGAGATGAGTAACTGCAGGAAGCCATTCTCACCTCCAGGGCTGAATGGGAAAATGGTATCATTTGGGGGCCACCATTGCTAGAACACACACTGACACTGCAGCAACCAGGAGCCTGAAGTCACCAGTTGATTTGACTGTAGAACCAGACTGCTGGCGCCTGAGTTCATGCACATGGTACATATGGGGCCACCAGAGTGCCCAAGGCCACCACCACTGCTGCCCCTGTGACCTCACTGCTTGAGTGCTGTAGCCCCATAACTCATAGCCTGGTCTCAGCTGCTTCTGCCAGAAGTGCTGTCAGAGTTTGGGGTTGGGGAAGCAAAGGATTCTTCCTTCTGCCTATCTTCCAGTCTGTTGCTTTTACCTcccattgggggaaaaaaatggatggtAGTCTAGGAAATGGAGTTTGTAGACTTCCACCCATAGAGGAGCATGTGGAAGGGTGGGAATTGAACCAAGCGTCTGCAGGCAAACAACTAGCACAGCGTACAGGCACCAGCCCCAGTGTGAGGGATCCCAGATGCCCACAGCTAAGGGATGGTCACTACAGCACTTGCCtccctgttttctctctttgctgGTCATCTTGGCAGAGCAATGGGCATCTCTGAAATTGGTAGCCTTTTTTATAATGGAATCTTCTGGTTTACTTGGTGTTATAAATAGAATGTTCATTCAGAAACAGAATGCTTGTTCCTCAGTACTCTAAGGAAAAATTAGCATTTAAAcaaaaagttttctcagcaaggcaattttactttctgcagaaagggtgttCCTCACAGATGGAACAATGGCGAGACTGCACACAAACAAAGGAGGGAAGCAATTTTTATCCCTTACACAGCTTGTCCTTGCTACTGTGTTCTGTCTCCATTGGCTGCAGCCGGACCGCACAATCTAAGCTAAACCCGGCTAGCTAATAACTTAAAACTTTATCCTAAATAGGTAAAGGCAAgggagaacaaaggaaaagaggaagttgcttGCAAAAGGACTTAGAAAagtaataacaaaatatattgGTTAAAGTACAAGGACATCGAATGTACTCATTCCCTTATATCTAATAGCTACACAGGATAGGGCTTAACAGAGTTATTAGCACAGAACAAGGTGGCTTGAAGGAAGttagtctttaaaagaaactattatttctaacacttatgatttattttttaacaagaagggaaactttgaagaggaacctttttactttctacacttggtttatttttctcacctCCCTATTCTTTCCCACACTATCAAGTGGGGAAAAAATAGTCAAAGACTCTGTATGTTTCAGTTGTTAAAGGCCAGTCCTCTTCCCAGCACTGAAGAGGTAAGAACCCCATATACTAAATAACCAGTTCTCACTCAGTTCAGAGAGTCGAAGCTGTCTCAACCACTTTATCTGGGTTCTGGTGCTGCAAAGAGCATCATATTACTCTGGCCCCTGTTGTTACTATCCCTAACTGCTATTCCTTATTAAGCAGCTATTTATGCATTATACATACATCACCTCTAATCTTATAAGGTAAACCTTATCACctgtcattttacagaggaggaagcacAATGAGAGATTAAGGGgtgtgcctgtggtcacagctaggAAGAGGCATGGCCAGTATTCCATCCACAGCCTTAGGATCTCTGCTTTTCACCCAGGTTCAAAACTTTGGAGACAATAGTTGGTCACCTGGTCTCTTCTTAATAATGCTCAGGACACATGAATCAaacatttaaactaaaaaaataagaaagcaaacttAGGAGACTTAGAAGATTCTCTTGGCAATAATTCTATAAACCTAAAAGTATTCTGAAATTAGAAGTTTATTAGAgagatggccaggcgtggtggctcatacctgtaatcccagcactttgagaggccaaggtgagcggatcacctgagatcaggagtttgagaccagccttgccaacatgttaaaactcggtctctactaaacataccaaaaacaaaaacaaaaacctgggcatggtggtgtacacctgtaatcccagctactcaggaggctgaggctggagatcacttgaacccaggagttcgaggtagcagtgagctgagttcacaccactgcactccagcctgggtgacagagagagactctctgtctcaaaaaaaaaaaaaaaaaaaaaaaaaaagaatgatttgaaagaaagaaagaaacagggtcCTGAGCTTGTAGTATCCCTGGGAAGCCTggcaaaagcaaatgcaaaaccTTTCTGGAGGACAGATACAGGCAGTAGAGAATTCCCACAAAATCCTAGATACAAAAAAACAAGCCTGCATGAAAATAGACATAACAACCAGTGAAATTAGAGCCCTGGCACCTAAAAAAAATATAACTATTGActgttataaaggaaataaatgttttacttgggaggctgaggcaggaggatcacttgagcccaggtattcgaggttgcagtgagctatgattgcgccactgcactccagcatgggtgacagagtgagaccctgtctcagaaaaataggccgggcacagtgcctcgtGCCtgtatcccagtactttgggaggccaaggcgagcagatcacaagttcagaagattgagaccatcctggctaccacggtgaaacctggtctctactaaaaatacaaaaaattagccaggagtggtggtgggcgcctgtaatcccagttacttgggaggctgaggcaggagaatggtgtgaacccaggaggcggagcttacagtaagctgagattgcaccactgcactccagcctgggcgacacagggagactctgtctcgaaaaataaataaataaataaataaataaataaataaataaaattaaaaatacattaaaaaaaaatcaaggttgggcatggtggctcacacctgtaatcccagcactttgggaggccgaggcaggcggatcacccaaggtcagaagttcgaggccagcctggccaacgtggtgaaaccctgtctctact contains:
- the PPARD gene encoding peroxisome proliferator-activated receptor delta — its product is MEQPQEEAPEVREEEEKEEVAEAEGAPELNGGPQHALPSSSYTDLSRSSSPPSLLDQLQMGCDGASCGSLNMECRVCGDKASGFHYGVHACEGCKGFFRRTIRMKLEYEKCERSCKIQKKNRNKCQYCRFQKCLALGMSHNAIRFGRMPEAEKRKLVAGLTANEGSQYNPQVADLKAFSKHIYNAYLKNFNMTKKKARSILTGKASHTAPFVIHDIETLWQAEKGLVWKQLVNGLPPYKEISVHVFYRCQCTTVETVRELTEFAKSIPSFSSLFLNDQVTLLKYGVHEAIFAMLASIVNKDGLLVANGSGFVTREFLRSLRKPFSDIIEPKFEFAVKFNALELDDSDLALFIAAIILCGDRPGLMNVPQVEAIQDTILRALEFHLQANHPDAQYLFPKLLQKMADLRQLVTEHAQMMQRIKKTETETSLHPLLQEIYKDMY